GCTGCCTTGGGTGCCAGCACCTTTACGTGTAATGCGCTGGCCGCGCCGGATAGCGACTATCCCAAACGCCCTATCCACGTCATCGTGCCCTATGCTGCCGGTGGCGTGGTTGATGTGCAGACTCGGGCGCTCACTCAAACGCTGCAAGGCATCCTCAAACAACCTATCGTGGTGGAAGCCAAGCCCGGCGCGAGCGGCAGCATTGCCGCTGAAACGGTGGCACGTGCAGCGCCAGACGGCTATACCTTGCTTGTGTCGGCCTCGTTTCTGATCAACACGCCGCTCATGGAAAGCAATCTGCGTTGGAAAATGCAGGATTTCACGCCAATTGGCCGCTTCTCGCTGTCTACCAGCTACTTCACCGTGCCGATGACATCGCCCGCCAAGACTGTGCGCGAATTCGTCGACATGGCAAAGAAGGCTTCACCGCCGCTGCAATACGCTGATGGTGGCATCGGCACGCCGCAGTCTATGTCCACGATGATGTTCCGCACGGCTGCGGGCATTCCGCTGGAGATGGTGATGTACAAGGGTGCGCCGCCCGCGATTCCTGATCTCATCAATAACCGCGTGTCGATGTCGATCCTTCCGTCTGCCGTGGCAATTCCGCAGATCAACGGCAAGAAGCTGCGTGTGCTGGCCAACATTAGTGACACGCGCTCCAATGAGTTGCCGGGCGTGCCAACGTTCGCAGAAGCCGGTTTTCCTGAAGCAACTGCTGTATCTTGGTACGGCTTACACGCGCCCACAGGCACGCCGCAAGTCATCATTCAAAAGCTCGAAGCCGCAATGCGCGAGGCCACTGCCACAGAAGAAGTGAAGAAGCGCCTCATTGCCGCCGCTGGCGAAGAAGCCTTCATGGGCACCAAAGAATTCACCACATTCATCGAAACAGATGTCCAGCGTTGGACAAAAATGATGAAGGCGATTCAGCGATGAGAACGCGCCCCGAACACGAGTTTCAAATCCTGATCGGCGAGCTGCGCGAATTCATCGCCAGCGAAGTCGTTCCGCAAGAGCATTTGCTTCAAGCTGGTGACGCCAAAGCCTTGCAAGAAACCACGCGCGTGTTGCAACGCAAGGCCGTTGCGCGCGGCTTTGGCGCAGCACGCACAGCGCGTGAGTATGGCGGCCTCGCGCTGAGCTGGGTGGAATGCTGTAGCTATCTGGAAGAAGCGGGCCGCAGCTTTTTGGGCCCTGCGGTTTTGCAATGCGCTCCGCCAACTCAGCCAGACATATACGCGCTGGAAAAGTTGGGCTCGCCCGAGCAGCAACAGCGCTATCTGGAGCCGCTGCGCACGGGCGATCTGCACTCCTGCTTTGCAATGACCGAACCCGCGCCTGGCGTAGGCTCTGACCCGCGCATGCTCAGCGCCACAGCCAAGCGTCTGCCTGAAGGGGGCTGGGAAATCAATGCCCACAAATGGTTTATCACCGGCGCCGTGCGGGCCGACGTAGCGATTGTTGTGGCACGCACCGAAGCCGGTGTCTCCTGGTTTCTGGTGGACACAGACACCCCGGGTTATCGCCTGGTGCGCGACGTGTCGACGATGGAGCCGTTTGATGCCGGTGGCCACGGCGAGATCACGCTCACCAATTGCCGCGTGCCTGCGAGCGCATTGATCGGCGAAGAAGGCCGTGGCCTCGAATACGCACAGCTACGCCTCGAAGGCGCACGCCTGTTTCACTGCATGCGTTTTATCGGCATGGCGTCTCGTGCGATGGATATCGCGCAAGAGTACGCATCACACCGAGAATCTTATGGTGCGAAGCTGGGCGAGCACCAGATGGTGCAGTCCATGATTGCCGATGCGCATATCGAGCTTTACGCCGCACGCCTGATGACGCGCGATGTAGCGCGAATGCTGGATGCGGGCGAATCGATTCGCCATCACTCCTCGATGGCCAAGGTGTTCGTCTCCGAAGTGGTCTGCAAAGTGGCGGACTCAGCGGTGCAAATTTGCGGCGCACTTGGCATCTCCGAGGACACGCCGGTGTCAATGATTTATCGCCAGATGCGGCCTTTCCGTATTTATGACGGCGCGTCCGAAGTCCACCGATCGGCGATTGCCAAACGTGCGCTGCGCCATCGCATTTGCGCCTGATGCAGGCTGATCCCGCTTGAATTTCACTCTAGGTTTTCCACCCATGCAAGAGACCACCGAACTTGCGGCATTCCGCACAAAGATACGCCAATTTGTCGGCGAACGCCTTCCCCAGGACGTTCGCGAAACCACGCAGCGCGGCCAGCAGCACACGCGTGAGCAAGTGGTGCGTTGGCACAAAATCCTTGCCACCGATGGCCTTCTCGTGCCGCATTGGTTCAAGCGCTGGGGCGGTCAGGAATGGAGCGTCGAACAGCAAATGGTGTTTGACGAAGAAATGGCGCAAGGCCACGCGCCGGAGCTCAACAGCGTGACATTCGACATGCTCGGCCCGGTGATCATGCACTACGGCAGTGAGGCGCAAAAAGAGCGATTTTTGCCCGCGATTGCCGCTGGCGATCAATGGTGGTGCCAGGGCTACTCGGAGCCCAACGCGGGCTCGGATCTCGCATCGCTCGCCACCCAGGCCAAGCGTGATGGCGATCACTACGTGGTCAACGGTTCGAAGATCTGGACTTCGTATGCACAGTACTCCGACTGGATGTTCTGCCTCGTTCGCACAGCCCAAGGTGGCAAGCCGCAAGAGGGCATTTCCTTTTTGCTGATCGATATGAAATCGCCCGGCATCACTGTGCGTCCCATCGTCGGCATTCACGGTTGGGTGGTCTTCAACGAAGTGTTCCTCGACAACGTGCACGTGCCCGTGGATCAAATCGTAGGCGAGGAAAACGAGGGCTGGACGGTGGCCAAGTCGCTGCTGGAATTTGAGCGGCTGAAACTCGCGCGCATCGGTGAAAACAAGCGCCGCATGACACGTGCGCGTGAGATTGGGCTTACGCACATGCATCTGGGCAAACCCGTTGGCGAGCAGCACTGGTTTCGGGAACGCTTTGCCGATCTGCAATCGCGCTTGCTGGCGCTCGAAGCCAACGCGGGCCGCTTCATCCAACGCCAGCAAGCGGGCGAGTTGCTTGGCGCGGAAGTCTCCATGCTCAAGATGCGTGGCAGCCGCTTGATTCAGCTGTGGGAAGAACTCATCGTCGACGGCCTCGGCGCCGATGCGTTTGCACTCAGCCCCGCCTGGCTTGCAGGCCAAAGCGATGCCCCGCAGATGGGGAGCATTGCGGGCACCGCATCCTCTCGCCGATTTCTTGCGCGGGGCTACACCATCGCCGGTGGCTCCAGTGAAATTCAACACAATATTCTCGCCAAACAGGTACTCGGACTATGAGCGACTCCCTGCAACAAGAGCAGCAAATGATTGCCGACAGTGTTCGGCGTTGGGCCACGCAAACAAGCTCGCCTGCACAACGCGAAGCCTCGGCCGCACACAACGACGGCTGCCCGCCAGAGCGCTGGGGCGAAATCGCCGAAATGGGATGGCTGGCCTTCCCCATTCCCGCCGAAGACGAGGGTCTTGGCGGCAGTCTGGAAGACCTGTGCGTGCTCGCCGAAGAGTTGGGCCGTGCGCTACTGATCGAGCCCTTTGTCGCCAACGCCATCGTCGCCAGTCATTTGATGGTGCAGACCGCCGAAGGTGCGCTGCGCAGTCAATGGCTTGGTGATCTTGCAAGTGGTCAAAAACGTATGGCCTTTGCGATGTGGGAGCCGCAATGCGAGGGCCTCGTGATGCCTGCAAACGCCACGGCTCAACAGACGCCTGACGGTTTTGCAATCAGCGGCGCCAAAGGACTTTCGCCCGGACTTTCAGGTGCAGATGCATTGCTGCTGGTTGCTCGCATTGCCGACGACGACTTCGGCCTATTTTTCGTCAACGCCGATGCGGCTGGCCTCACGCTCGGCAACCAACGCCTGTACGACGGTCGCCACGCTGCCTCTTTACAGCTAGAGAAATCACCGGCAAAGCTGCTGCGCAAGGCCCCTTGGGCGCAAATGCATGTGTTGGTGCAATCGGCTATTGATCGCGGCATCATCGCGCATTGTGCGGAAACGGCTGGCGCGGCCAGCGTGGCGCTCGCCACCACCATTGAGTATGTGAAGACCCGCAAGCAGTTTGGACGCAGCATTAGCAGCAACCAAGTGGTGCAGCACCGGCTGGTTGATCTTTATGTAGAAGTGCAAGAGCTCAAAGCCTTGTGGCGCTACGTCGCCAACGAGCCATCGCCAGGCAATGTGTCGGCGCTTGCCATTCGCTGCATTGACGTGGCCCGTCACGTGTGGGAAGAAACCCTGCAATTGCACGGCGCGATCGGCATGACTGAGGAGTACGAACTCGGCGAATACCTGCGCCGCCTGGCGCTGGCTACATCGCTGTATGGCGGCGCAGCCGTGCATCACGAG
This window of the Comamonas testosteroni genome carries:
- a CDS encoding tripartite tricarboxylate transporter substrate binding protein, which gives rise to MQRRKIISTLLSGAAALGASTFTCNALAAPDSDYPKRPIHVIVPYAAGGVVDVQTRALTQTLQGILKQPIVVEAKPGASGSIAAETVARAAPDGYTLLVSASFLINTPLMESNLRWKMQDFTPIGRFSLSTSYFTVPMTSPAKTVREFVDMAKKASPPLQYADGGIGTPQSMSTMMFRTAAGIPLEMVMYKGAPPAIPDLINNRVSMSILPSAVAIPQINGKKLRVLANISDTRSNELPGVPTFAEAGFPEATAVSWYGLHAPTGTPQVIIQKLEAAMREATATEEVKKRLIAAAGEEAFMGTKEFTTFIETDVQRWTKMMKAIQR
- a CDS encoding acyl-CoA dehydrogenase family protein gives rise to the protein MRTRPEHEFQILIGELREFIASEVVPQEHLLQAGDAKALQETTRVLQRKAVARGFGAARTAREYGGLALSWVECCSYLEEAGRSFLGPAVLQCAPPTQPDIYALEKLGSPEQQQRYLEPLRTGDLHSCFAMTEPAPGVGSDPRMLSATAKRLPEGGWEINAHKWFITGAVRADVAIVVARTEAGVSWFLVDTDTPGYRLVRDVSTMEPFDAGGHGEITLTNCRVPASALIGEEGRGLEYAQLRLEGARLFHCMRFIGMASRAMDIAQEYASHRESYGAKLGEHQMVQSMIADAHIELYAARLMTRDVARMLDAGESIRHHSSMAKVFVSEVVCKVADSAVQICGALGISEDTPVSMIYRQMRPFRIYDGASEVHRSAIAKRALRHRICA
- a CDS encoding acyl-CoA dehydrogenase family protein; translation: MQETTELAAFRTKIRQFVGERLPQDVRETTQRGQQHTREQVVRWHKILATDGLLVPHWFKRWGGQEWSVEQQMVFDEEMAQGHAPELNSVTFDMLGPVIMHYGSEAQKERFLPAIAAGDQWWCQGYSEPNAGSDLASLATQAKRDGDHYVVNGSKIWTSYAQYSDWMFCLVRTAQGGKPQEGISFLLIDMKSPGITVRPIVGIHGWVVFNEVFLDNVHVPVDQIVGEENEGWTVAKSLLEFERLKLARIGENKRRMTRAREIGLTHMHLGKPVGEQHWFRERFADLQSRLLALEANAGRFIQRQQAGELLGAEVSMLKMRGSRLIQLWEELIVDGLGADAFALSPAWLAGQSDAPQMGSIAGTASSRRFLARGYTIAGGSSEIQHNILAKQVLGL
- a CDS encoding acyl-CoA dehydrogenase family protein, translated to MSDSLQQEQQMIADSVRRWATQTSSPAQREASAAHNDGCPPERWGEIAEMGWLAFPIPAEDEGLGGSLEDLCVLAEELGRALLIEPFVANAIVASHLMVQTAEGALRSQWLGDLASGQKRMAFAMWEPQCEGLVMPANATAQQTPDGFAISGAKGLSPGLSGADALLLVARIADDDFGLFFVNADAAGLTLGNQRLYDGRHAASLQLEKSPAKLLRKAPWAQMHVLVQSAIDRGIIAHCAETAGAASVALATTIEYVKTRKQFGRSISSNQVVQHRLVDLYVEVQELKALWRYVANEPSPGNVSALAIRCIDVARHVWEETLQLHGAIGMTEEYELGEYLRRLALATSLYGGAAVHHERLAALSFKAGYA